A genome region from Fusarium musae strain F31 chromosome 5, whole genome shotgun sequence includes the following:
- a CDS encoding hypothetical protein (EggNog:ENOG41), which translates to MTIRFLVNFGLLALPIAITLGVLIGLNSSREASGGPPLFKPDPKPTAPKKKNGITTEQHCQKSYGIHPDTKGQEYTLNPNQWGWNEGDDGGLCLYVDINNNETYATKTTAPRWSVVWEYPQGPETAPVHAFPNIKVDGDVFPAKLNTIDKIEIDFEWTYALGNGSAKGATQATKTDLSAMKKNLLNANVAMDMFMDSDQKKSQDSADASHEIMVWFAAIGPATQPIGFNVNGANPLATKTLHGTEFKLYYGTNQAKQKVLTWYVDEPTEKFDGDLYPLVEEILSMDNANYPTSSYYIGYMSWGTEAYSVNTTVTFDVPSLSINVEKKA; encoded by the exons ATGACGATCAGGTTCCTCGTCAATTTCGGCCTTTTGGCCCTTCCTATCGCCATCACTCTGGGTGTGTTGATCGGTCTTAACAGTTCGCGTGAAGCATCGGGTGGACCGCCTTTGTTCAAGCCAGATCCGAAACCGACAgcgccaaagaagaagaatggcaTTACGACAGAACAGCATTGTCAAAAGTCTTATGGTATACATCCTGACACCAAGGGCCAAGAATACACAC TCAATCCTAATCAGTGGGGTTGGAACGAAGGCGATGACGGAGGTTTATGTTTATAT GTCGACATTAACAACAATGAAACGTACGCTACAAAGACAACCGCTCCTCGATGGTCTGTAGTATGGGAATACCCTCAAGGCCCCGAAACCGCTCCTGTCCACGCCTTCCCCAACATCAAAGTCGACGGCGACGTCTTCCccgccaagctcaacaccattgaTAAGATCGAGATCGACTTTGAATGGACATACGCTCTCGGCAACGGTTCCGCAAAGGGTGCTACGCAAGCTACAAAGACAGATCTCTccgcgatgaagaagaacctGCTCAACGCCAACGTCGCTATGGATATGTTCATGGACAGCGATCAGAAGAAGTCGCAGGACAGTGCTGATGCCTCGCACGAAATCATGGTGTGGTTTGCTGCCATCGGACCTGCGACACAACCCATCGGCTTCAACGTTAATGGAGCGAACCCCCTTGCGACAAAGACTCTCCATGGCACAGAATT CAAACTTTACTACGGTACCAATCAGGCCAAGCAAAAGGTTCTAACGTGGTATGTCGATGAGCCTACCGAAAAGTTTGATGGCGATCTCTATCCATTAGTCGAAGAGATTCTCTCCATGGATAACGCGAATTATCCCACGTCGTCCTACTACATCGGTTACATGTCCTGGGGAACAGAAGCATACTCGGTCAACACGACAGTAACATTCGACGTCCCCAGCTTGTCGATAAacgtggagaagaaggcttaA
- a CDS encoding hypothetical protein (CAZy:GT2_Glyco_tranf_2) has translation MNGHHGYAEGDQEREYREMVEIDVQRQHQQQHEQRQYQQQEYFQGQDLHSPYGPPEQQFTPYSPYQSSTEEFQGQGRSVTEQGRPIRPSPAHLDDYSPAPEWPPHISNSPGQYFNDTPGGSRSASPTLRSGRETPASRLHHHPGNSSVDWRPSSLMVSSRTLVNKSSSVTDSVKQNQSHLSLAALLPGGNSPHSSSANTLYNKDYIVDSSTIQHVHKRDDAEIWGGWKQWVFRLVPFLTFANTGLYMAYLALRIACVIWAQNAADTTYAGAWIFIGVEIATAIPSLMHNTWTMWSMKKRNRPKLRLTGNDVPTVDAFITCCGEDDDLVMDTVRAACDLDYPQDRYRVILLDDGKSAGLQEACAKLSMIYPNLYYMARVKIPGQPHHFKAGNLNYGLDEVHKLPGGAGQFMAALDADMIPERDWLRAILPHMLIDPKMALACPPQLFYNTPPSDPLAQSLDFFVHVIEPIKDALGVAWCTGSGYVARREALDEIGNFPLGSLAEDVATSTMMLGKGWKTAFIHEPLQFGTVPEDYGGHLKQRTRWAIGTVDTSFKLNFCLWGDKVRQMTTAQRFSGFLYASLSLYTILLTISLFAIPIILIMQKPLVAYATDEQLRWLIRACFASVISNRLCEFALFIPAGYHTGQRGSRYQLWMSPYIALCLIRSFILPTWLGGQTQAFKPTGSLGSALNERDAKLRKNMFRRLWGILINYMALFHFAFVYLTLVAVVLTSFRSFVTTHTVRDTLTALLTHAFWPPLTFLFICSSLWTPISYAIDPPAMPDREDLLNRDPKTQVAHPTTQSKKIAFGGQAAWFELEYTTTTIYTCLVFVCSFIF, from the exons ATGAACGGGCATCATGGCTATGCAGAGGGGGACCAGGAGAGGGAGTATAGGGAGATGGTAGAGATCGACGTGCagcgtcaacaccaacagcagcatgaGCAGAGGCAGTATCAGCAGCAGGAGTATTTCCAAGGGCAAGACCTCCACTCTCCATACGGTCCCCCAGAGCAGCAATTCACGCCGTATTCGCCCTATCAGTCTTCAACAGAAGAGTTTCAGGGCCAGGGCCGCTCTGTCACTGAGCAGGGACGACCCATTAGGCCTTCACCAGCGCACCTTGACGACTACAGTCCAGCGCCTGAATGGCCTCCGCACATTTCCAATAGCCCTGGGCAGTACTTCAACGACACACCGGGTGGTTCACGCTCTGCATCGCCGACACTGCGAAGCGGCCGAGAAACACCAGCTTCTCGTCTGCATCACCACCCGGGCAATTCGTCCGTCGACTGGAGACCATCCAGCCTAATGGTCAGCTCCCGCACCCTCGTCAACAAATCGTCCAGCGTCACTGACTCCGTCAAACAGAACCAGAGCCACCTGAGTCTCGCTGCGCTTCTGCCCGGCGGGAATTCGCCTCACAGCAGCAGCGCAAACAcactatataataaggattatatcGTTGACAGCAGCACTATTCAGCATGTCCATAAGCGCGACGACGCTGAGATCTGGGGAGGTTGGAAGCAATGGGTGTTTAGGCTCGTTCCCTTTCTCACGTTTGCGAATACTGGTCTCTACATGGCGTATCTTGCGCTGCGAATTGCTTGTGTTATTTGGGCGCAGAATGCGGCGGATACGACGTATGCTGGTGCGTGGATCTTCATCGGTGTTGAGATTGCAACAGCGATTCCGTCATTGATGCATAATACGTGGACAATGTGGTCGATGAAGAAGCGAAATCGCCCGAAGCTGAGGTTGACAGGCAACGATGTGCCTACTGTCGATGCCTTCATTACTTGCTGTGGTGAAGACGATGATCTGGTGATGGACACGGTGCGAGCTGCGTGTGATCTGGATTACCCCCAGGATCGATACAGAGTCATTCTACTCGATGATGGTAAATCTGCCGGTCTGCAGGAAGCGTGTGCGAAGCTGTCCATGATATACCCCAACCTGTACTACATGGCTCGAGTCAAGATTCCTGGCCAACCTCATCACTTCAAGGCAGGTAACCTGAACTATGGTCTTGACGAGGTACACAAGCTGCCTGGAGGTGCCGGCCAGTTCATGGCAGCTCTGGATGCTGATATG ATTCCCGAGCGTGACTGGCTCCGTGCTATTCTTCCCCACATGCTCATCGACCCCAAGATGGCTCTCGCATGCCCTCCCCAGCTCTTCTACAACACCCCTCCCTCGGATCCTCTCGCTCAAAGTCTCGATTTCTTCGTCCACGTTATTGAGCCCATCAAGGACGCTCTAGGTGTCGCTTGGTGCACTGGTTCAGGCTACGTCGCTCGACGTGAGGCTCTCGACGAGATTGGTAACTTCCCTCTTGGATCTCTGGCTGAGGATGTCGCTACATCGACTATGATGCTTGGTAAGGGATGGAAGACGGCTTTCATTCACGAACCTCTGCAGTTTGGTACCGTTCCTGAAGACTATGGCGGCCATCTGAAGCAGCGAACGCGTTGGGCCATTGGAACAGTCGATACTTCCTTCAAGCTGAACTTTTGTCTTTGGGGCGACAAGGTTCGCCAAATGACCACCGCTCAGCGATTCTCAGGATTCTTGTACGCCTCGCTGAGCTTGTACACAATTCTGCTCACCATTTCGCTTTTCGCCATTCCGATTATCCTGATCATGCAGAAGCCTCTTGTGGCCTATGCTACCGATGAGCAGCTCCGATGGTTGATCCGTGCGTGCTTCGCATCCGTAATCTCTAACCGTCTCTGCGAGTTTGCTCTCTTCATTCCCGCAGGTTACCACACCGGTCAGCGAGGTTCGCGATACCAGCTCTGGATGTCTCCTTACATCGCACTCTGCCTCATCCGATCATTCATCCTGCCAACATGGCTCGGCGGTCAAACGCAAGCCTTCAAGCCAACAGGTTCGCTCGGCTCAGCTCTTAACGAGCGCGACGCCAAACTCCGAAAGAACATGTTCCGACGACTCTGGggcattctcatcaactACATGGCTCTTTTCCACTTCGCTTTTGTGTACCTGACCCTCGTCGCTGTGGTCCTCACATCGTTCCGATCATTCGTCACGACTCACACCGTTCGCGACACACTCACCGCCCTTCTCACCCACGCATTCTGGCCACCTCTCactttcctcttcatctgcagTTCGCTCTGGACACCGATCTCGTACGCGATTGACCCGCCGGCCATGCCCGACCGCGAGGACCTGCTGAACCGAGATCCAAAGACGCAGGTGGCGCACCCCACGACCCAGAGCAAGAAGATTGCTTTTGGCGGTCAAGCTGCGTGGTTCGAGTTGGAATACACGACTACTACTATTTATACATGCCTGGTCTTTGTGTGCTCATTCATTTTCTAG
- a CDS encoding hypothetical protein (EggNog:ENOG41), translating to MATRQRTATTVVVEDLPKVTLEAKSEPVFPDIKTIKDAIPAHCFQPSLVTSFYYVFRDFAMVSALVWAALTYIPSIPDQTLRVAAWMVYGFVQGLFCTGVWILGHECGHGAFSLHGKVNNVTGWFLHSFLLVPYFSWKYSHHRHHRFTGHMDLDMAFVPKTEPKPSKSLMIAGIDVAELVEDTPAAQMVKLIFHQLFGWQAYLFFNASSGKGSKQWEPKTGLSKWFRVSHFEPTSAVFRPNEAIFILISDIGLALMGTALYFASKQVGVSTILFLYLVPYLWVHHWLVAITYLHHHHTELPHYTAEGWTYVKGALATVDREFGFIGKHLFHGIIEKHVVHHLFPKIPFYKADEATEAIKPVIGDHYCHDDRSFLGQLWTIFGTLKYVEHDPARPGAMRWNKD from the exons ATGGCGACTCGACAGCGAACTGCCACCACTGTTGTGGTCGAGGACCTTCCCAAG GTCACTCTTGAGGCCAAGTCTGAACCTGTGTTCCCCgatatcaagaccatcaaggaTGCCATCCCCGCGCACTGCTTCCAGCCCTCGCTCGTCACCTCATTCTACTACGTCTTCCGCGATTTTGCCATGGTCTCTGCCCTCGTCTGGGCTGCTCTCACCTACATCCCCAGCATCCCCGACCAGACCCTCCGCGTCGCAGCTTGGATGGTCTACGGCTTCGTCCAGGGTCTGTTCTGCACCGGTGTCTGGATTCTCGGCCATGAATGCGGCCACGGTGCTTTCTCTCTCCACGGAAAGGTCAACAATGTGACCGGCTGGTTCCTCCACTCGTTCCTCCTCGTCCCCTACTTCAGCTGGAAGTACtctcaccaccgccaccaccgCTTCACCGGCCACATGGATCTCGACATGGCTTTCGTCCCCAAGACTGAGCCCAAGCCCTCCAAGTCGCTCATGATTGCTGGCATTGACGTCGCCGAGCTTGTTGAGGACACCCCCGCTGCTCAGATGGTCAAGCTCATCTTCCACCAGCTTTTCGGATGGCAGGCGTacctcttcttcaacgcTAGCTCTGGCAAGGGAAGCAAGCAGTGGGAGCCCAAGACTGGCCTCTCCAAGTGGTTCCGAGTCAGTCACTTCGAGCCTACCAGCGCTGTCTTCCGCCCCAACgaggccatcttcatcctcatctccgATATCGGTCTTGCTCTAATGGGAACTGCTCTGTACTTTGCTTCCAAGCAAGTTGGTGTTTCGaccattctcttcctctacCTTGTTCCCTACCTGTGGGTTCACCACTGGCTCG TTGCCATTACctacctccaccaccaccacaccGAGCTCCCTCACTACACCGCTGAGGGCTGGACCTACGTCAAGGGAGCTCTCGCCACTGTCGACCGTGAGTTCGGCTTCATCGGAAAGCACCTCTTCCACGGTATCATTGAGAAGCACGTTGTTCACCATCTCTTCCC TAAGATCCCCTTCTACAAGGCTGACGAGGCCACCGAGGCCATCAAGCCCGTCATTGGCGACCACTACTGCCACGACGACCGAAGCTTCCTGGGCCAGCTGTGGACCATCTTCGGCACGCTCAAGTACGTCGAGCACGACCCTGCCCGACCCGGTGCCATGCGATGGAACAAGGACTAG
- a CDS encoding hypothetical protein (EggNog:ENOG41), which produces MTALEERLANIEALLTALGRTVAPQTQPELDISLSDIDVSGSSNSWDISPIQTPLDVAHCQHTAISNAGPQLTKAASSDQLGLAPLSDVLPIVDNYFRNYNPIIPLFEENAFMRMLLDWYSSSTKRSTAAWAAINVVLALNYRVLEGKTMDDPAFSQSIRNARSVMSELMIQSQDLIGLQVLLGMVILFQGSSEVQLAIVLIGSVIRLAQSLRLNSKKALEGLSASEQAHRTRLFWLTYIYDREMAQRSQCPYYQPDCETDMELPEADPEEDLGIITSSTDTIRFNYLRSCTKFAFIQGKAHDLLYSQKSHTLTSERKVTSIVLIEELLKEWVDEIPPGLRSTEGMNKRLSPFARDMMTNLWSRHIETRIKIHSIFTFEDTWIDRVRRYLSPTVIDISDDVDGEVKREDLTPLPAGWDECVGNARVCLELISTAKLTEYILW; this is translated from the exons ATGACCGCACTTGAAGAGCGCTTGGCTAACATTGAGGCTCTCTTGACGGCGCTGGGGCGAACCGTTGCACCACAAACACAGCCAGAACTCGACATTTCTCTCAGCGATATTGATGTTTCTGGATCTTCCAATAGTTGGGACATTTCGCCAATTCAGACTCCTTTGGACGTAGCCCACTGCCAACATACAGCCATCTCAAATGCGGGCCCTCAATTGACCAAAGCTGCGAGCTCAGATCAGCTCGGGCTCGCTCCTCTATCAGACGTCCTCCCAATTGTAGACAACTACTTCCGCAATTATAACCCCATAATCCCACTGTTCGAAGAAAATGCATTCATGCGCATGCTTCTTGACTGGTACTCTTCCTCCACCAAGCGCTCCACGGCCGCCTGGGCTGCTATAAATGTCGTCTTGGCTCTCAATTATCGCGTCCTTGAGGGAAAGACAATGGACGACCCTGCGTTTTCCCAGAGTATTCGCAATGCGCGCTCTGTCATGTCAGAGTTGATGATTCAAAGCCAGGATTTAATCGGCCTGCAAGTGCTTCTGGGCATGGTGATCCTGTTCCAAGGGTCGTCAGAGGTCCAACTCGCTATTGTTCTAATTGGGAGTGTCATTCGGCTTGCGCAGAGTCTACGGTTGAACTCGAAGAAGGCATTGGAAGGACTGTCGGCGTCGGAACAGGCGCATAGAACTCGTTTGTTCTGGCTTACGTACATCTATGACAGG GAAATGGCCCAAAGGTCTCAATGTCCGTATTATCAGCCCGACTGTGAAACAGACATGGAACTACCAGAAGCAGACCctgaagaagatcttggtATCATCACCTCATCAACAGACACCATTCGGTTCAACTACCTTCGTTCATGCACCAAGTTTGCATTCATCCAAGGAAAAGCCCATGATCTTCTCTACAGCCAAAAGTCTCATACCCTCACATCAGAAAGAAAAGTTACATCAATTGTTCTGATAGAAGAATTGCTTAAAGAATGGGTGGACGAAATACCCCCAGGCCTTCGCTCCACAGAGGGTATGAACAAGAGGTTATCCCCGTTCGCGAGAGATATGATGACGAACCTTTGGTCTCGCCATATTGAGACTCGGATCAAAATTCACTCCATATTTACCTTTGAAGATACTTGGATCGACAGAGTGAGGCGGTATCTCTCACCCACGGTGATAGATATCAGTGACGACGTGGATGGGGAGGTCAAAAGAGAGGACCTTACACCTCTACCAGCAGGATGGGATGAATGCGTTGGTAATGCTCGAGTTTGTCTGGAACTAATCAGTACGGCAAAGCTGACAGAGTATATCCTATGGTAA
- a CDS encoding hypothetical protein (EggNog:ENOG41) produces the protein MADRIRYNKSQLEKYYDRIAFPASDRRYDISNLSSEDQRSYLDTLTKQQILTVPFENLTLHYSWHRTVDVNADHLYDKIVNERRGGYCMENNTFFNTVLLSLGYHTYMVGSRVFNPDSDRFGGTSHCLSLVIIDGKTLAVDVGFGGRNPTEPLEVEHERVHTGSSGFQMRLRYDAIAQNVSNQKLWIYEYRSRDGAEWVPQWCFMDFEVLPEDIRVFNLSPSKSPSSFFTFKVVSVQFTSEKEDYSDGSARDLNNVGGDVDGAFIIDGELFKYRKGGETKWERTFKSEDERLAALRKYYGVEVTKENERAIGGTAGAISYRRTGS, from the coding sequence ATGGCGGATCGAATTCGATATAACAAATCTCAGCTCGAGAAGTACTACGATCGGATTGCTTTCCCGGCATCTGATCGCCGGTACGACATTAGCAACCTCTCATCTGAAGATCAACGGTCCTACCTCGACACTTTGACGAAGCAACAAATTCTCACAGTTCCGTTTGAGAATCTTACTCTTCACTACTCATGGCACCGCACCGTGGACGTCAACGCCGATCATCTCTACGATAAGATCGTGAATGAGAGGCGAGGCGGTTATTGCATGGAGAACAACACCTTTTTCAACACAGTTCTTCTCTCGCTGGGTTACCATACCTATATGGTTGGATCGAGAGTCTTTAACCCGGATTCTGATAGATTTGGGGGCACTTCACATTGTCTCAGCTTGGTGATTATCGATGGGAAGACATTAGCCGTTGATGTTGGCTTTGGGGGGCGGAATCCGACTGAACCGTTGGAAGTTGAGCATGAACGTGTTCACACGGGATCAAGTGGTTTTCAGATGCGATTGCGGTATGATGCTATCGCGCAGAATGTCAGCAATCAAAAGCTCTGGATCTACGAATATCGATCTCGCGATGGAGCCGAGTGGGTTCCTCAATGGTGCTTCATGGACTTTGAAGTTCTGCCAGAAGATATCCGAGTCTTCAACCTGTCTCCTTCTAAGAGtccttcaagcttcttcactTTCAAGGTTGTCAGCGTGCAGTTCACTTCTGAGAAGGAGGATTATTCAGATGGAAGCGCTAGGGACTTGAACAACGTGGGTGGTGACGTTGATGGTGCCTTTATCATCGATGGGGAATTATTCAAGTATAGAAAGGGTGGAGAGACGAAGTGGGAAAGGACCTTCAAGTCTGAAGACGAGAGATTAGCAGCTTTGAGGAAGTATTATGGTGTGGAGGTTACCAAGGAGAATGAGAGGGCTATCGGTGGAACAGCCGGCGCTATATCATACCGGAGAACTGGATCATAG